In Tamandua tetradactyla isolate mTamTet1 chromosome 7, mTamTet1.pri, whole genome shotgun sequence, the following are encoded in one genomic region:
- the DUSP6 gene encoding dual specificity protein phosphatase 6, whose translation MIDTLRPAPFASEMAISKTVAWLNEQLELGNERLLLMDCRPQELYESSHIESAINVAIPGIMLRRLQKGNLPVRALFTRGEDRDRFTRRCGTDTVVLYDESSSDWNENTGGESVLGLLLKKLKDEGCRAFYLEGGFSKFQAEFALHCETNLDGSCSSSSPPLPVLGLGGLRISSDSSSDIESDLDRDPNSATDSDGSPLSNSQPSFPVEILPFLYLGCAKDSTNLDVLEEFGIKYILNVTPNLPNLFENAGEFKYKQIPISDHWSQNLSQFFPEAISFIDEARGKNCGVLVHCLAGISRSVTVTVAYLMQKLNLSMNDAYDIVKMKKSNISPNFNFMGQLLDFERTLGLSSPCDNRVPTQQLYFTTPSNQNVYQVDSLQST comes from the exons ATGATAGATACGCTCAGACCCGCGCCCTTCGCGTCGGAAATGGCGATCAGCAAGACAGTGGCGTGGCTCAACGAGCAACTGGAGCTGGGCAACGAGCGGCTGCTGCTGATGGACTGCCGGCCGCAAGAGCTGTACGAGTCGTCGCACATCGAGTCGGCCATCAACGTGGCCATCCCGGGCATCATGCTGCGACGCCTGCAGAAGGGCAACCTGCCGGTGCGCGCGCTCTTCACGCGCGGCGAGGACCGGGACCGCTTCACCCGGCGCTGTGGCACTGACACCGTGGTGCTCTACGACGAGAGCAGCAGCGACTGGAACGAGAACACCGGCGGCGAGTCGGTGCTGGGGCTGCTACTCAAGAAGCTCAAGGACGAGGGCTGCCGCGCCTTCTACCTGGAAG GTGGCTTCAGTAAGTTCCAAGCCGAGTTCGCCCTGCACTGCGAGACCAATCTAGACGGTTCGTGTAGCAGCAGCTCGCCGCCGTTGCCAGTACTGGGGCTCGGAGGCCTGCGGATCAGCTCCGACTCCTCCTCGGACATTGAGTCTGACCTTGACCGAGACCCCAATAGTGCCACGGACTCGGACGGCAGCCCGCTGTCCAACAGCCAACCTTCCTTTCCGGTGGAGATTTTGCCCTTCCTCTACCTAGGCTGTGCCAAGGACTCCACTAACCTGGACGTGTTGGAGGAATTCGGTATCAAGTACATCTTGAACGTCACCCCCAATTTGCCGAATCTCTTTGAGAACGCAGGGGAGTTTAAATACAAGCAGATCCCCATCTCGGATCACTGGAGCCAAAACCTGTCCCAGTTTTTCCCTGAGGCCATTTCTTTCATAG ATGAAGCCCGGGGCAAAAACTGCGGTGTCTTGGTGCACTGCTTGGCTGGTATCAGCCGATCGGTCACCGTGACTGTGGCTTATCTCATGCAGAAGCTCAATCTGTCAATGAATGATGCCTATGACATTGTCAAGATGAAGAAATCCAACATCTCCCCCAACTTCAACTTCATGGGCCAGCTTCTAGACTTCGAGAGGACTCTGGGACTGAGCAGCCCCTGTGACAACCGGGTCCCCACGCAGCAGCTGTATTTCACCACCCCCTCCAACCAGAATGTCTATCAGGTGGACTCCCTGCAATCCACGTGA